A genome region from Natronosalvus rutilus includes the following:
- a CDS encoding alpha/beta hydrolase, which produces MSGTPTPNSGDDPHGDQPVERAGANLEDANAAMILVHGRGARASGMLEMAAQFDRDDVAYLAPQAVRGTWYPQSFLAPIEANEPYLTSALDLLESTLETANESFPAERTILAGFSQGGCLASEFAARNARDYGGVVAFSGGLIGPEGTPREYDGSLEGTPAFFGCSDQDPHIPLERVHESVEVYEGLGADVTERIYEGMGHTIIEDELEVVRDIVDDAADQ; this is translated from the coding sequence ATGAGTGGAACGCCGACCCCAAACTCCGGCGACGACCCGCACGGCGACCAACCCGTCGAGCGCGCCGGTGCTAACCTCGAGGACGCCAACGCCGCGATGATCCTCGTCCACGGTCGCGGCGCCCGCGCCTCGGGCATGCTCGAGATGGCCGCCCAGTTCGACCGCGACGACGTGGCCTACCTCGCGCCCCAGGCCGTCCGCGGGACCTGGTATCCCCAGTCGTTTCTCGCCCCGATCGAGGCCAACGAGCCGTACCTGACCTCGGCGCTCGACCTGCTCGAGTCGACGCTCGAGACCGCGAACGAGTCGTTCCCGGCCGAGCGGACGATCCTGGCCGGCTTCTCACAGGGGGGCTGTCTCGCCAGTGAGTTCGCCGCCCGGAACGCCCGCGACTACGGCGGGGTCGTCGCCTTCTCCGGCGGGCTGATCGGCCCCGAGGGAACCCCACGGGAGTACGACGGCTCGCTCGAGGGCACGCCCGCGTTCTTCGGGTGTAGCGACCAGGACCCCCACATCCCGCTCGAGCGGGTGCACGAGTCCGTCGAGGTCTACGAAGGGCTCGGAGCCGACGTCACCGAACGAATTTACGAGGGGATGGGCCACACGATCATCGAGGACGAACTCGAGGTCGTCCGTGATATTGTCGACGACGCGGCCGACCAGTAG
- the pth2 gene encoding peptidyl-tRNA hydrolase Pth2, producing MKQAIVARTDIGMGTGKLAAQVAHASLSAYEKADDRSRRRWKNGGQKKIVLKGSGERELHELAAIADQEGLPNAIVRDAGHTQLEPGTVTTLAVGPGDEELVDRVTGELSLF from the coding sequence ATGAAACAGGCCATCGTCGCCCGAACGGACATCGGCATGGGAACGGGAAAACTCGCCGCACAGGTGGCACACGCCTCGCTGTCGGCCTACGAGAAAGCCGACGACCGGTCGCGTCGGCGCTGGAAGAACGGCGGCCAGAAGAAGATCGTCCTCAAAGGATCGGGCGAGCGCGAACTTCACGAACTCGCGGCCATCGCCGACCAGGAGGGGCTGCCGAACGCGATCGTCCGCGACGCGGGCCACACCCAGCTCGAGCCCGGAACGGTGACGACGCTGGCCGTTGGCCCTGGCGACGAGGAGCTGGTCGACCGGGTGACGGGCGAGCTGTCGCTGTTCTGA
- a CDS encoding DsbA family protein, with translation MNVTRRRFAALAAGSAVAGAGCLGGGDAEGDGNGNGDGDEKGNGNGNGDGSDSGVDEDDLLEIPVIGDPDADVTVTVFEDFGCGHCAIYHTEMFPDIKDAYVDGEQIRYEHRDFPIPVQDEWSYAVASAARSVQDQEGNEAFFEFTGEIFNHWDDGYSYDLIEQVASDFGFDAEQVRADAESVTYRDGLEAERAHGMELGIEGTPWIVVDGDRVEPDTAAIVGAIDEALADD, from the coding sequence ATGAACGTGACGCGACGACGCTTCGCCGCACTCGCCGCCGGATCGGCGGTCGCCGGCGCTGGCTGTCTCGGTGGCGGTGATGCGGAGGGCGACGGGAACGGAAACGGCGACGGCGACGAGAAGGGAAATGGCAACGGCAACGGCGACGGGTCTGACTCCGGCGTCGACGAGGACGACCTTCTCGAGATACCCGTCATCGGCGACCCGGACGCAGACGTTACGGTCACCGTCTTCGAGGACTTCGGCTGTGGCCACTGCGCCATCTACCACACGGAGATGTTCCCGGACATCAAGGACGCGTACGTCGACGGGGAACAGATTCGCTACGAACACCGGGACTTTCCCATCCCCGTCCAGGATGAGTGGTCCTACGCCGTCGCGAGCGCAGCCCGCTCGGTCCAGGATCAGGAGGGCAACGAGGCGTTCTTCGAGTTCACTGGCGAAATCTTCAACCACTGGGATGACGGGTACTCCTACGACCTCATCGAACAGGTCGCGAGCGACTTCGGCTTCGACGCAGAGCAGGTTCGGGCGGACGCCGAGAGCGTGACCTACCGGGACGGCCTCGAGGCCGAGCGTGCTCACGGGATGGAGCTCGGCATCGAGGGAACGCCCTGGATCGTCGTCGACGGCGACCGAGTCGAGCCTGACACGGCGGCGATTGTCGGGGCGATCGACGAGGCGCTCGCAGACGACTGA
- the dcd gene encoding dCTP deaminase, with translation MILSDADILDRLEAGDLVVEPIDDYDLQIQPASVDLRLGSRFLEFQRTNIPCIHPNEEREVDDYVTETVVEDGEDFILHPGDFVLGTTHERVEIPADLIAHVEGRSSLGRLAVVVHATAGLCDPGYRGQITLELSNLGSAPVALSPGMRISQLTFTELKTPADRPYGSERGSKYQDQDGPQASRIQRDDEFGGDQLDRREE, from the coding sequence ATGATCCTCTCGGACGCGGACATCCTCGACCGACTCGAGGCGGGCGACCTCGTGGTCGAACCGATCGACGACTACGACCTGCAGATCCAGCCGGCGAGCGTCGACCTTCGGCTGGGGAGTCGATTCCTCGAGTTTCAGCGCACGAACATCCCCTGCATCCACCCGAACGAGGAGCGCGAGGTCGACGACTACGTCACCGAGACCGTCGTCGAGGACGGCGAGGACTTCATCCTCCACCCCGGCGACTTCGTGCTGGGGACGACCCACGAGCGCGTCGAGATTCCGGCGGACCTGATCGCTCACGTCGAGGGCCGCTCTTCGCTGGGGCGGCTTGCCGTGGTCGTCCACGCGACCGCAGGTCTGTGCGACCCGGGGTATCGAGGCCAGATCACCCTCGAGCTGTCGAATCTCGGAAGTGCCCCCGTCGCCCTCTCGCCGGGAATGCGGATCTCACAGCTCACCTTCACGGAGCTGAAGACGCCGGCCGATCGGCCCTACGGGAGCGAGCGTGGTTCGAAGTACCAGGACCAGGACGGCCCGCAGGCCTCCCGGATCCAGCGCGACGACGAGTTCGGCGGCGACCAACTCGACCGTCGCGAGGAGTAG
- a CDS encoding thiamine-phosphate synthase family protein, whose protein sequence is MKFVEEIVVEEFLPTIRSQLAGELRERGLTQSEVAEVLGISQSAVSKYAHGDVATNDRIADDDRVQELVTRLGEGLSSGDMSPVQALVEIEVLVRDLESPGDLLATLHETSVPQLAEHDASFRVHDPESAVRSSERVRSSLRRGLRILENASGFAGLIPAVGSNLVACVPDAEDVDDVAGVPGRIFDVKGRATVPGEPEFGVSEHVATVLLAARRHGSDAAAAVNVRYDPALLDELAERGHDLAEFDESGDVASSVGAAVEDTPTATVLYQTGGEGIEPLTYVLGPDAEAVARTIRELL, encoded by the coding sequence ATGAAATTCGTCGAAGAGATCGTCGTCGAGGAGTTCCTGCCGACGATCCGCTCACAGCTCGCGGGAGAGCTTCGCGAGCGGGGATTGACCCAGAGCGAGGTCGCCGAGGTGCTCGGCATCAGCCAGAGCGCCGTCTCGAAGTACGCCCACGGCGACGTCGCCACGAACGATCGCATCGCCGACGACGACCGCGTCCAGGAACTCGTGACTCGACTCGGCGAGGGGCTCTCGAGCGGCGATATGTCGCCGGTCCAGGCGCTCGTCGAGATCGAGGTGCTCGTGCGCGACCTCGAGAGTCCCGGCGACCTGCTGGCGACGCTCCACGAGACGTCCGTCCCGCAGCTGGCCGAACACGACGCGAGCTTTCGCGTTCACGACCCCGAGAGTGCTGTCCGCTCGAGCGAGCGGGTTCGGTCCTCGCTCCGACGCGGGCTGCGCATCCTCGAGAACGCGAGCGGCTTCGCCGGGCTGATCCCGGCGGTGGGGTCGAACCTCGTCGCCTGCGTCCCCGACGCCGAGGACGTCGACGACGTAGCCGGCGTCCCCGGGCGCATCTTCGACGTCAAGGGGCGAGCGACGGTCCCTGGAGAGCCCGAGTTCGGCGTCTCCGAACACGTGGCCACGGTACTCCTCGCCGCGCGACGCCACGGCAGCGACGCGGCGGCCGCCGTGAACGTCCGGTACGATCCCGCGCTCCTCGACGAGTTGGCCGAGCGCGGCCACGACCTCGCGGAGTTCGACGAATCGGGCGACGTCGCCTCGAGCGTCGGGGCGGCCGTCGAGGACACCCCGACGGCGACCGTCCTCTACCAGACCGGCGGCGAAGGCATCGAACCCCTCACCTACGTGCTGGGTCCGGACGCGGAGGCGGTCGCGAGGACGATCCGCGAGCTGCTATGA
- a CDS encoding class I SAM-dependent methyltransferase, which translates to MTEDAQAFYGRWARLYDLLATRTPGIVTLRRQAALACRLEPGDTVVEMGCGTGANLPYLREQVGPEGTVIGLDFTRGVLERARVATAEYDNVHVVRADATQPPIPDEDGVDAILATFVVGMLAEPARAVDQWCDALAPGGHLVLVNAGRSERWYAPPVNALFRGVVALSTPPTTRLRYDRDLSGQLDRKVRDAHDRLRARASAVAHETHAGGVVRLTGGRIE; encoded by the coding sequence ATGACCGAAGACGCCCAGGCGTTCTACGGCCGCTGGGCGCGCCTGTACGACCTGCTGGCCACGCGAACGCCCGGTATCGTCACCCTCAGACGCCAGGCCGCCCTCGCCTGCCGACTCGAGCCAGGCGACACCGTGGTCGAGATGGGCTGTGGAACCGGCGCCAACCTGCCGTACCTGCGCGAGCAGGTCGGTCCCGAGGGCACCGTGATCGGGCTCGACTTCACCCGGGGCGTCCTCGAGCGAGCGCGCGTAGCGACGGCCGAGTACGACAACGTCCACGTCGTCCGGGCGGACGCGACGCAGCCGCCGATTCCCGACGAGGACGGGGTCGATGCAATTCTCGCCACCTTCGTCGTCGGCATGCTCGCCGAGCCGGCGCGGGCAGTCGACCAGTGGTGTGACGCGCTCGCGCCCGGGGGCCACCTCGTCCTCGTCAACGCCGGTCGGAGCGAGCGCTGGTACGCGCCGCCCGTCAACGCGCTCTTCCGGGGCGTCGTCGCCCTGTCGACGCCGCCGACGACGCGGCTTCGCTACGACCGGGACCTCTCCGGCCAGCTCGATCGAAAGGTGCGAGACGCCCACGACCGGCTCCGGGCGCGGGCGAGCGCGGTCGCCCACGAGACCCATGCTGGCGGTGTGGTTCGGCTGACTGGCGGGCGAATCGAGTGA
- a CDS encoding acyl-CoA thioesterase yields the protein MTDLATDLPFTVDVPIRYRDLDTFSHVNNAVYVTYLESARAAYLEAVADLAVEDYGFVVANLEITYERSITMGQDVVVATGTTELGTSSWTMSYEIYADETRAATAETTLVCVDVETRSSIPMPDSLRQRIVEYEGLEE from the coding sequence ATGACTGATCTCGCGACCGACCTCCCGTTCACCGTCGACGTCCCGATCCGCTATCGCGACCTCGACACCTTCAGCCACGTCAACAACGCCGTCTACGTCACCTACCTCGAGTCGGCCCGAGCCGCGTACCTCGAGGCCGTCGCCGACCTCGCCGTCGAGGACTACGGGTTTGTCGTCGCCAACCTCGAGATTACCTACGAGCGCTCGATCACGATGGGCCAGGACGTCGTCGTCGCGACGGGAACCACCGAACTGGGCACCTCGAGCTGGACGATGAGTTACGAAATATACGCCGACGAGACCCGCGCGGCGACCGCGGAGACGACGCTCGTGTGCGTCGACGTCGAGACGCGATCGTCGATTCCGATGCCGGACTCGTTGCGTCAGCGGATCGTCGAGTACGAGGGGCTCGAGGAATAA
- a CDS encoding cobalamin B12-binding domain-containing protein, with protein MSEQETRSIRCLVAKVGLDGHDRGAHVIARAFRDAGFEVIYSGLHKAPAEIVQAAVQEDVDVLGISILSGAHKTLVPKIMDGLEEYDAAEDTLVLVGGVIPEEDKAALRAEGVAAVFGPGTSIEETVEFVRENAPER; from the coding sequence ATGAGCGAACAGGAAACGCGATCGATCCGGTGTCTCGTGGCGAAGGTCGGCCTCGACGGCCACGACCGCGGGGCCCACGTCATCGCTCGAGCGTTCCGCGACGCCGGCTTCGAGGTCATCTACTCCGGACTGCACAAGGCGCCCGCCGAGATCGTCCAGGCGGCCGTCCAGGAGGACGTCGACGTCCTCGGCATCTCGATCCTCTCGGGAGCCCACAAGACGCTGGTCCCGAAGATCATGGACGGCCTCGAGGAGTACGACGCCGCCGAGGACACCCTCGTCCTGGTCGGGGGCGTGATCCCCGAGGAGGACAAGGCGGCCCTGCGAGCGGAAGGCGTCGCCGCCGTCTTCGGACCTGGCACGTCGATCGAGGAGACCGTCGAGTTCGTCCGCGAGAACGCCCCCGAGCGATGA
- the meaB gene encoding methylmalonyl Co-A mutase-associated GTPase MeaB — MSGDDDLLEDLLAGKHRALARVISKIENRAPGYRELVSDLYAHTGNAEIVGITGSPGAGKSTLVDKLAETYRERGETVGVIAIDPSSPFTGGAVLGDRIRMASTVGDMDVFVRSMSARGTLGGLSTATADAVKAMDAFGKDRIIIETVGAGQNEIDIVRTADTVAVLVPPGSGDSIQTLKAGILEIADVFVVNKADRPGADRTVQELLEMIELGDGSSGFSSSGGGHHGMDAMSESGSSPHSSEDGGEGEPDEPAQPDESAEPETWVPPVVETVATDGTGVDDLIDDLEHHRHYLERSGTLAERTRRRYGEEIRTLLREDVHDLLQGELERAGSVDALAEAVRTGETDPYTIADEALAPLERCLEELEGERLESVSR; from the coding sequence ATGAGCGGCGACGACGACCTGCTCGAGGACCTCCTGGCCGGAAAACACCGGGCGCTCGCGCGCGTCATCTCGAAGATCGAAAACCGGGCGCCGGGCTACCGTGAACTGGTTTCCGACCTGTACGCCCACACCGGCAACGCCGAAATCGTCGGCATCACGGGCAGTCCGGGCGCTGGCAAGTCCACGCTGGTCGACAAACTGGCCGAGACCTACCGGGAGCGCGGCGAGACCGTCGGCGTGATCGCCATCGACCCCTCCTCGCCTTTCACCGGCGGGGCCGTACTGGGTGACCGCATCCGCATGGCCTCGACGGTCGGCGACATGGACGTCTTCGTGCGCTCGATGAGCGCCCGGGGAACCCTCGGCGGGCTCTCGACGGCGACCGCTGACGCCGTCAAGGCGATGGATGCCTTCGGCAAGGACCGAATCATCATCGAGACCGTTGGCGCCGGGCAAAACGAAATCGACATCGTCCGGACCGCGGACACCGTCGCCGTGCTCGTCCCGCCAGGCTCCGGCGACTCCATCCAGACGCTCAAGGCCGGCATCCTCGAGATCGCCGACGTCTTCGTCGTGAACAAGGCCGATCGGCCAGGTGCCGACCGGACGGTCCAGGAACTCCTCGAGATGATCGAACTGGGCGACGGGAGCAGCGGCTTTTCGAGTTCGGGAGGCGGCCACCACGGTATGGACGCGATGAGCGAGAGTGGCTCGAGTCCTCACTCGAGCGAGGACGGCGGTGAGGGGGAACCAGACGAACCAGCCCAACCAGACGAGTCAGCCGAACCCGAGACCTGGGTCCCACCCGTCGTCGAAACCGTCGCCACCGACGGAACCGGCGTCGACGACCTGATCGACGACCTGGAACACCACCGCCACTACCTCGAGCGCTCCGGGACCCTCGCCGAGCGCACCCGTCGACGCTACGGCGAGGAGATCCGAACCCTGCTCCGGGAGGACGTCCACGACCTGCTCCAGGGCGAACTCGAGCGCGCCGGCAGCGTCGACGCGCTCGCGGAGGCGGTCCGGACGGGCGAGACTGACCCGTACACGATCGCCGACGAGGCGCTCGCTCCGCTCGAGCGGTGCCTCGAGGAGCTGGAGGGCGAACGCCTCGAGTCGGTTTCGCGGTAG
- a CDS encoding uracil-DNA glycosylase gives MDGLEVTGCTRCGDLVESRSQIVNGAGPEDADLLFVGEGPGATEDREGEPFVGRSGSVLDDHLRDVGLLREDVRITNCVRCRPPENRDPKKAELANCRGYLETEIVRLDPEVIVTLGKVPSEHLLERSVAVTKEAGTVEDARIGDTARRVLICLHPAATLYDRSQTDTFAETLETAAELAGLDGGGEGSGQARLDGFD, from the coding sequence ATGGATGGCCTCGAGGTGACGGGCTGTACGCGCTGTGGCGACCTGGTCGAGTCGCGGAGTCAGATTGTCAACGGAGCCGGACCCGAGGACGCCGACCTCCTGTTCGTCGGGGAGGGGCCCGGCGCGACCGAGGACCGCGAAGGGGAGCCCTTCGTCGGCAGGAGCGGATCGGTTCTCGACGACCACCTCCGGGACGTGGGCCTCCTCCGCGAGGACGTCCGCATCACGAACTGCGTGCGCTGTCGGCCACCCGAGAACCGCGATCCCAAGAAGGCGGAACTCGCAAACTGTCGGGGCTACCTCGAGACCGAAATCGTCCGACTCGACCCAGAGGTGATCGTCACGCTCGGGAAGGTGCCGAGCGAGCACTTGCTCGAACGGTCGGTCGCGGTGACGAAGGAAGCCGGAACCGTCGAGGACGCCCGCATCGGCGACACCGCGAGACGCGTCCTGATCTGTCTCCACCCGGCCGCGACGCTGTACGACCGGAGCCAGACCGATACGTTCGCAGAGACGCTCGAGACGGCAGCCGAGTTGGCGGGACTCGACGGTGGTGGCGAGGGGAGCGGGCAAGCACGACTCGACGGGTTCGACTAG
- a CDS encoding substrate-binding domain-containing protein — translation MSDQTRWTNKRRTFLKGAGVTATAGLAGCLGDLSGDGGDDDEVRMVLNPAEGDVDMMKQYEPLFNYLEDETGATIDATETSSYTATVDAIRNDQAEIADISPTGVIAAPDSMDVLGVRIAYGAEQYFSLIATTPDSGIEELADLEGTDVSLSDPLSVSGSLFPLYMLSEAGLDVGDAPDGSPEDFNTRHSDHSTARDELLQQDEVMAAGAGAFVLAPHIPEDQFSDQFLEISAEADSVGSADEEMRLLSESDPIPRAPIVARSNWDSSLKGDIEEALLNATEEDLIDEDSEEQLWFTGVEEGSIEDYDPIKNVMDALGLEFADLAGE, via the coding sequence ATGTCCGATCAGACACGGTGGACAAACAAGCGGCGAACGTTCCTCAAAGGTGCAGGTGTGACTGCGACAGCGGGGCTGGCAGGTTGTCTGGGAGACCTCTCGGGCGACGGTGGCGACGACGACGAGGTTCGGATGGTGCTGAACCCCGCCGAGGGTGACGTCGACATGATGAAACAGTACGAACCGCTGTTCAACTACCTCGAGGACGAGACCGGGGCCACGATCGACGCGACCGAGACCAGCAGTTACACGGCGACGGTCGACGCGATTCGGAACGATCAGGCCGAAATCGCAGACATCTCGCCGACGGGCGTGATCGCGGCACCCGACTCTATGGACGTCCTCGGTGTCCGCATCGCCTACGGTGCAGAACAGTACTTCTCGCTGATCGCGACGACACCGGACAGCGGAATCGAAGAACTGGCCGACCTCGAGGGCACCGACGTGTCGCTCAGCGACCCGCTCTCGGTCTCCGGGAGCCTCTTCCCACTGTACATGCTCTCGGAAGCCGGACTCGACGTCGGTGACGCGCCCGACGGCAGCCCGGAAGACTTCAACACGCGTCACTCGGATCACTCGACCGCCCGTGACGAACTCCTCCAGCAGGACGAAGTCATGGCCGCCGGCGCAGGCGCGTTCGTGCTCGCGCCGCACATCCCGGAGGACCAGTTCTCGGATCAATTCCTGGAGATCTCGGCCGAGGCCGACAGCGTCGGAAGCGCGGACGAGGAAATGCGACTCCTCTCCGAATCCGACCCCATTCCGCGAGCGCCGATCGTCGCCCGTTCGAACTGGGACTCCTCGCTGAAAGGCGACATCGAGGAGGCGTTGCTGAACGCGACCGAGGAGGATCTCATCGACGAGGACTCCGAGGAGCAACTGTGGTTCACCGGCGTGGAGGAAGGATCGATCGAGGACTACGACCCGATCAAGAACGTTATGGACGCACTCGGCCTCGAGTTCGCCGACCTCGCCGGCGAGTAA
- the phnC gene encoding phosphonate ABC transporter ATP-binding protein, translating into MSYISVEGVSKRFGDTQALKDVSFEVPQGEFVVVLGASGSGKSTLLRCMNGLTKPTSGTITINDTDITEPHPEIAMIFQQHNIIGQMSAYSNALTGTLQRSGVLESVLQSHDRKEKLEALRALETVGLLDEAGQRANQMSGGQQQRVGIARALVQKPMTLLADEPVASLDPGSAQKVMTYLLRAAENRQLTTVVSLHQVNLARQFGERFIGLKHGEVVFDGYAEDFDLDVIDRIYDSPSTDGTDLGDLISDETEATAQ; encoded by the coding sequence ATGTCATATATCAGTGTCGAGGGGGTGAGCAAACGATTTGGCGATACGCAGGCGTTGAAAGACGTCTCGTTCGAGGTCCCACAGGGCGAGTTCGTCGTGGTACTCGGAGCGTCCGGATCGGGGAAATCTACCCTTCTGCGTTGTATGAACGGGCTGACGAAGCCCACGTCCGGGACGATCACGATAAACGATACCGACATCACGGAACCGCACCCTGAGATCGCGATGATCTTCCAGCAGCACAACATCATCGGGCAGATGAGCGCCTACTCGAACGCGCTCACCGGAACGTTACAGCGAAGCGGCGTGCTCGAGAGTGTGCTCCAGTCTCACGACCGCAAAGAGAAACTCGAGGCGCTACGAGCCCTCGAGACCGTCGGACTGCTCGACGAGGCGGGCCAGCGAGCGAACCAGATGAGCGGCGGCCAGCAACAGCGCGTCGGGATCGCCCGAGCGCTGGTACAGAAGCCGATGACGTTACTCGCCGACGAACCGGTCGCCAGCCTCGACCCCGGCAGCGCACAGAAAGTGATGACGTATCTACTGCGAGCGGCGGAGAATCGACAGTTGACGACCGTCGTAAGCTTGCATCAGGTGAACCTCGCCCGCCAGTTCGGCGAGAGATTCATCGGCCTGAAACATGGCGAAGTCGTCTTCGACGGCTACGCCGAAGACTTCGACCTCGACGTGATCGACCGAATCTACGATTCGCCCTCGACCGACGGAACCGATTTGGGTGATCTCATTAGCGACGAAACGGAGGCGACCGCACAGTGA
- the phnE gene encoding phosphonate ABC transporter, permease protein PhnE, translating into MSQQTFSPEVKQRYKEIRRARRIRAVIGGLLFLVVMALFYRALIAVEMTVAQYIRYGPQFIGALEQYFPVTNVNGVPVLDVGQYWEFIVDRNLFGQAGITLAMGFAGTIMGFPLALLFSVLGSGRVTPFPFNFLFRGIMSSIRAIPALVWALIYVPLGGVTPFTATLAIATDTIGNLGRLFTDELEEIESGPIEAIQTTGAGRVQVIVFGMLSQVTTPFIAWTLYILEINIRIAVSLGIIGGGGIGYTLAVQQRLFEYTNMMATILVILVLIISVEMFSQRVRSYIRAEEEPMGLWELLKGFPKRMAESLAK; encoded by the coding sequence GTGAGCCAACAAACGTTCTCGCCGGAGGTAAAGCAACGCTACAAGGAGATTCGACGTGCACGTCGAATCCGGGCCGTAATTGGCGGACTCCTCTTTCTGGTTGTCATGGCGCTCTTCTACCGGGCGCTGATCGCTGTCGAGATGACCGTCGCCCAGTACATTCGCTACGGGCCGCAGTTCATCGGGGCGCTCGAGCAGTACTTCCCGGTCACGAATGTCAATGGCGTTCCGGTTCTCGACGTGGGCCAGTACTGGGAGTTCATCGTCGATCGGAACCTCTTCGGGCAGGCGGGGATCACCCTCGCAATGGGCTTTGCCGGGACGATTATGGGCTTCCCGCTCGCGCTGCTGTTCAGCGTCCTTGGCTCGGGCCGCGTCACGCCGTTCCCGTTCAACTTCCTCTTCCGGGGGATCATGTCCTCGATTCGGGCCATTCCAGCGCTCGTCTGGGCGCTGATTTACGTCCCGCTTGGCGGCGTGACACCGTTTACCGCAACGCTCGCGATCGCCACCGACACGATCGGGAACCTGGGTCGCCTGTTCACGGACGAACTGGAGGAAATCGAATCGGGACCGATCGAGGCGATTCAGACGACCGGTGCGGGCCGCGTCCAGGTGATCGTCTTCGGAATGCTCTCGCAGGTAACCACGCCGTTCATCGCGTGGACGCTCTACATTCTGGAGATCAACATCCGAATCGCGGTCAGCCTGGGGATCATCGGCGGCGGTGGGATTGGCTACACGCTCGCCGTCCAGCAGCGCCTGTTCGAGTACACGAACATGATGGCGACCATCCTCGTCATCCTGGTACTGATCATCTCCGTCGAGATGTTCAGCCAGCGCGTTCGGTCCTACATCCGCGCCGAAGAGGAGCCAATGGGACTGTGGGAACTGCTGAAGGGCTTCCCCAAGCGGATGGCCGAGTCGCTCGCGAAATAA
- the hisH gene encoding imidazole glycerol phosphate synthase subunit HisH → MTKSTLSSPAESEETLADVAIVDYGLGNLRSVTRGLERAGAAVEITDDPADFEDADGVVLPGVGAFREGVENADPLREDLLAVADRGQPLFGICLGMQMLLTSSEEGETDGESAVSGLDLIPGTNVRFAEGQKIPHMGWNELAVEREHPLIEGVDGRYAYFVHSYYAVPNDESATVATTDYERRFPSIVANEADNVFGTQFHPEKSGETGLQILRNFVGICADRG, encoded by the coding sequence ATGACCAAGAGCACGCTATCGTCCCCGGCGGAGAGCGAGGAGACCCTCGCCGACGTCGCCATCGTCGACTACGGCCTGGGAAACCTCCGGAGCGTCACGCGCGGCCTCGAGCGGGCAGGCGCCGCCGTCGAAATCACCGACGACCCGGCCGACTTCGAGGACGCCGACGGCGTCGTCCTCCCGGGCGTCGGCGCGTTCCGCGAGGGCGTCGAGAACGCCGATCCGCTCCGGGAGGACCTGCTGGCGGTCGCTGACCGCGGCCAGCCGCTCTTCGGGATCTGTCTCGGCATGCAGATGCTCCTGACCTCGAGCGAGGAGGGCGAGACCGACGGCGAGTCGGCCGTCAGTGGCCTGGACCTGATCCCGGGAACCAACGTCCGCTTCGCCGAAGGGCAAAAGATCCCCCACATGGGCTGGAACGAACTCGCCGTCGAACGAGAACACCCGCTCATCGAGGGCGTCGACGGGCGCTACGCCTACTTCGTCCACTCCTACTACGCCGTCCCCAACGACGAGTCGGCGACGGTCGCGACTACCGACTACGAACGGCGGTTCCCCTCAATCGTCGCGAACGAGGCGGACAACGTCTTCGGCACCCAGTTCCACCCGGAGAAGAGTGGCGAGACTGGGCTCCAGATCCTGCGGAACTTCGTCGGCATCTGTGCGGATCGCGGGTGA
- a CDS encoding DUF7553 family protein → MTTETTHFERAREHLRRASDAADRTVQEQADSIQEGLDEELEGHRTQDEPGPKTDRIAELIETLDGLESEASGEAGERIARAREACIEYQKPVAQDDDET, encoded by the coding sequence GTGACCACCGAAACGACACACTTCGAGCGTGCTCGCGAGCACCTTCGACGCGCGAGCGACGCCGCCGACCGAACCGTCCAGGAGCAGGCCGATTCGATTCAGGAAGGGCTAGACGAGGAACTCGAGGGCCACCGCACACAGGACGAACCCGGCCCGAAGACAGACCGGATTGCCGAACTCATCGAAACACTCGACGGCCTCGAGTCCGAGGCGTCGGGTGAGGCCGGCGAGCGGATCGCTCGTGCCCGGGAGGCCTGCATCGAGTATCAGAAACCAGTGGCGCAGGACGACGACGAGACGTAG